Proteins encoded in a region of the Stieleria neptunia genome:
- a CDS encoding Gfo/Idh/MocA family protein → MKPFSRRQFNVASAASLAGLATAVHTSSAAKAADGPNEKLGVVVAGVNGRGQSHIAGFGNDPRAEVRAIVEVDSKVAEQRAGSIEKRTGLKPKVYRDIREALESDDYQIVTCATPNHWHALIGVWAMQAGKDVYLEKPISHNVNEGRALVAAAKKYGRMFQTGTQCRSSNGVIDLVNFIQSGGIGEVKLARGLCYKRRKSIGPLGDYSVPDSIDFNLWSGPATYTDPKVTRQRFHYDWHWQRHYGNGDSGNQGPHQTDVSRWGLGLERHPNSILTYAGRLGYQAERKDPSYVDAGDTANTQVSIYDYGDKTIVFETRGLSVDNSADDEINTLFGSNRGNKIGVVFYGSEGYAIQGPNYENGRVFDLNKKPVREFKHNSKEDGQLNELHMSNFIDAVVSRDGSKLNADAMCGHLSASIAHLGNISYYVGQENRVSPDEIAGAVEAFGSSDDDSATLQRTLRHLRDNGVKPETEQLSLGPVLKFDPVSERFADNDAANAMLTRQYRDGFVVPDPSKV, encoded by the coding sequence ATGAAACCATTTAGTCGTCGCCAGTTTAACGTCGCATCGGCCGCCTCGCTCGCCGGGCTGGCGACCGCCGTTCACACCAGTTCGGCGGCCAAGGCAGCCGACGGCCCCAACGAAAAACTGGGCGTCGTGGTGGCCGGAGTGAACGGGCGTGGGCAGTCGCACATCGCAGGATTCGGCAATGACCCGCGGGCCGAAGTCCGCGCCATCGTCGAAGTCGACTCCAAGGTCGCCGAGCAACGCGCCGGTTCCATCGAAAAGCGAACGGGGCTGAAGCCGAAGGTGTACCGGGACATCCGTGAAGCGCTCGAGTCCGATGATTATCAAATCGTGACCTGTGCAACACCCAACCATTGGCACGCGTTGATCGGCGTCTGGGCGATGCAAGCCGGGAAAGACGTCTACCTTGAAAAACCGATCAGCCATAACGTCAACGAGGGACGCGCGCTCGTCGCGGCGGCGAAGAAGTACGGCCGGATGTTTCAAACCGGTACGCAATGCCGCAGCAGCAACGGCGTGATCGATCTGGTCAACTTTATCCAGAGCGGCGGGATCGGCGAAGTCAAGCTGGCTCGCGGGCTGTGTTACAAGCGTCGCAAATCGATCGGCCCGCTCGGCGACTATTCGGTTCCCGATTCAATCGACTTCAATCTCTGGAGCGGTCCGGCGACCTACACCGACCCCAAGGTGACTCGTCAACGTTTCCACTACGATTGGCACTGGCAACGCCATTATGGCAACGGCGATTCGGGGAACCAAGGGCCGCACCAAACCGATGTCTCACGCTGGGGCCTTGGTTTGGAACGACACCCCAATTCAATCCTGACCTATGCCGGACGTCTCGGTTATCAAGCCGAACGCAAAGATCCCAGCTATGTCGATGCCGGCGATACCGCCAACACCCAAGTCTCGATCTACGACTACGGCGACAAAACCATCGTTTTCGAAACCCGTGGCTTGAGTGTCGACAATAGCGCCGACGACGAAATCAACACCCTGTTCGGCAGCAACCGGGGTAACAAGATCGGCGTCGTCTTCTACGGCAGCGAAGGTTACGCGATCCAAGGTCCGAATTACGAAAACGGACGCGTCTTTGACCTCAATAAAAAGCCGGTGCGTGAATTCAAGCACAACAGCAAAGAGGATGGTCAGCTCAACGAACTGCACATGAGCAACTTCATCGATGCGGTGGTTTCACGCGACGGATCCAAGCTGAACGCCGATGCGATGTGCGGTCACCTGTCCGCTTCGATCGCGCACCTGGGCAACATCTCCTACTATGTTGGTCAGGAAAACCGCGTCAGTCCCGACGAGATTGCCGGAGCCGTCGAAGCGTTCGGTTCATCCGACGACGATTCGGCGACGCTGCAACGGACGCTGCGTCACCTCCGCGACAATGGTGTGAAACCCGAAACCGAACAGTTGTCGCTCGGTCCGGTGCTGAAGTTCGATCCGGTCAGCGAACGCTTTGCCGACAACGACGCCGCCAACGCGATGCTGACGCGTCAGTATCGCGACGGATTCGTCGTCCCAGATCCCAGCAAGGTCTGA